The following are encoded in a window of Mycobacterium decipiens genomic DNA:
- the eccD gene encoding type VII secretion integral membrane protein EccD, with translation MSAPDPELRRVTVHAGPRAVDLALPAVVPVATLIPSIVDILDYRGASSAATRYQLSPPGAPALPSATTLAQDGIRDGAVLVLSQSGTQPPAPRCDDAAEAVAATLNTAARPHGPRMTRLTGALAASCITAGGAVLLVRNALSTNDTHYPGATVAIAAVAGFVALLFAVIAHRAVLDPIAGLTLSIIAVSFAAVAGLLAVPGAPGVHGVLLAAMAAAVTSVLAMRATGCGGTTLTAVACFAVVIAATALVGAITAAPLSAIGSLAALASLGLLEVSARMSIDLAGLSPRLPPLPNLGDTDALPAADRLSTRAIRADHWLTSLLAAFSSSAAIGAICAVLAADGTGTPGFNRITLAAVTGALLLLRARCADGTRLLVFAISGITTIATASAVAADRGAQHGPWIAALTAVLAAAAMFLGFVAPAISLSPIARRGVELLECLALIAMVPLTCWICGAFSAVRGLDLSWS, from the coding sequence ATGTCCGCGCCCGATCCGGAACTGCGCCGTGTCACCGTGCATGCCGGCCCCCGGGCCGTCGACCTGGCGCTGCCCGCCGTGGTGCCCGTCGCCACCCTGATCCCGTCGATCGTCGACATCCTGGACTACCGCGGCGCCAGCTCGGCGGCGACTCGCTACCAGCTCTCTCCTCCGGGGGCACCAGCGCTGCCAAGCGCAACGACGCTGGCGCAAGATGGTATCCGAGACGGAGCCGTCCTGGTGCTGAGCCAGTCAGGCACCCAGCCACCCGCCCCTCGCTGTGACGACGCTGCCGAGGCGGTGGCCGCGACCCTCAACACCGCGGCCCGGCCGCACGGCCCGCGCATGACCCGGCTCACCGGCGCGCTGGCGGCAAGCTGCATTACCGCCGGGGGCGCCGTGCTGCTGGTTCGAAACGCACTTAGCACCAACGACACCCACTACCCCGGCGCCACCGTCGCAATCGCGGCGGTGGCCGGTTTCGTTGCCTTGCTGTTCGCGGTGATTGCACACCGGGCAGTTCTGGACCCGATCGCCGGGCTCACGCTGAGCATCATCGCCGTCTCATTCGCCGCGGTTGCCGGCCTGCTGGCGGTGCCCGGGGCCCCCGGTGTGCACGGTGTGCTATTGGCCGCAATGGCGGCGGCCGTCACATCGGTGCTGGCGATGCGCGCAACAGGTTGTGGCGGTACCACATTGACCGCGGTGGCGTGCTTCGCGGTGGTCATCGCCGCCACCGCGCTGGTCGGTGCGATCACCGCGGCCCCACTGAGCGCGATCGGCTCGCTGGCCGCGCTGGCATCCCTGGGCCTGTTGGAGGTGTCCGCGCGGATGTCAATCGATTTGGCCGGCTTGTCGCCAAGACTGCCGCCGTTGCCCAACCTCGGCGACACTGATGCCCTGCCCGCCGCGGACCGCCTGTCCACCAGAGCGATCCGTGCCGACCACTGGTTGACGAGCCTGCTGGCCGCCTTCTCGTCGTCGGCGGCCATTGGTGCCATCTGCGCCGTGCTCGCGGCCGACGGCACCGGCACGCCGGGTTTCAACCGCATCACGTTGGCCGCGGTCACCGGTGCGCTGCTGCTGCTACGGGCGCGGTGCGCAGATGGGACAAGGCTACTTGTGTTTGCCATCAGCGGAATCACCACCATCGCAACGGCATCTGCCGTCGCCGCGGATCGTGGAGCGCAGCACGGGCCGTGGATCGCCGCGCTGACCGCGGTGCTGGCCGCCGCGGCGATGTTTCTGGGCTTCGTGGCTCCCGCGATCTCGCTCTCCCCCATCGCCCGCCGAGGCGTCGAGCTGCTGGAGTGTCTGGCGCTGATCGCAATGGTTCCCCTGACCTGCTGGATCTGCGGTGCCTTCAGCGCCGTTCGCGGCCTTGACCTGAGCTGGTCGTGA
- the eccCa gene encoding type VII secretion protein EccCa, with protein MTLGPAYATADILVAAPPELPRSEPSSLLVRLLPVVMSAATLGVMATVLLSGSPATRHPTFLAFPMMMLVALVMTAVAGRGRRRGFGIDTDRADYLGYLCGLRGSVIETAAAQHLSLNWTHPDPATLWTLIGGPRMWERRPDESDFCRIRVGVGTQPLATRLVVPQLPPVQRSDPVTVTALRRFLNAHSTIDDAPVAIGLAGVGPVVIDGDVTRVRGLLRAMICQLAVLHSPEELLIAGVISDWSRACWEWLKWLPHNQHPSSSDAVGPARMVYATPAEAQRALAGTAVPHVVVIVDADQRAGGAITGVTTLEVGAGRNSTPLVIRYSGEAETLACPDQMDPEDALACARRLAAYRVGPSGRGISRGLGWADLAGIGEVAAFDPDTLWHNTSHHDRLRVPIGATPAGAPVELDIKEPAERGMGPHGLCVGATGSGKSELLRTVALGMMARNSPEVLNLLLVDFKGGATFLDLAQAPHVAAVITNLADEAPLVARMRDALAGEMNRRQQVLRAAGNFVSVAAYELARRTGARLPCLPTLFIIVDEFSELLSQYPDFADVFLAIGRVGRSLGMHLLLASQRLDEGRLRGLDAHLSYRMCLKTLSASESRNVLGTLDAYQLPGTPGAGLLQSGAGELIRFQTAFVSGPLRRASASAVRAVPLPAVRPFTTRAVEPVTAGAGGSAGGRTDSVLRAVLDRLAGRGPAAHQVWLPPLDTSPRLGALLRDGGPVQGQLAVPIGVVDRPFEQSRTPLTVDLSASAGNVAVVGAPQTGKSTALRTLILALAASHGPGRVQFYCLDFGGGALAGVGELPHVGAVAGRAEPRLVWRMVAELESVVRSREAYFRDHGIDSIARYRQLRATSEADVFGDVFLVIDGWASLRHEYEALEESITALAVQGLSFGVHVVLSASRWAEVRPALRDQIGTRIELRLGDPADSELDRRQAQQVPRNRPGRGLSRDGLHMLIALPDLDGVEPRCGPGESVAPPIPLLPQRVDCDSVVAQAGDEHGAGVLLGLEERRLQPVAVDFERHPHLLVLGDNECGKTSALRTLCREIVRTNTAARAKLLIVDFRRTLLGVIESEHLGGYAMSAMALDALLPSLVELLRVRMPAPDVSQAQLRSRSWWSGPDIYVIVDDYDMVATSSGNPLSILLEYLPQARDLGLHLIVARRSGGAARALFEPVLASLGDLGCPVLLMSGRPEDGALFGSTRSTPLPPGRGILVTRTGDEQLVQVAWSPPR; from the coding sequence ATGACTTTGGGGCCGGCGTACGCGACCGCGGACATCCTGGTTGCCGCGCCGCCCGAGTTGCCGCGGTCTGAACCGTCCAGCCTGCTGGTACGCCTGCTTCCGGTTGTCATGTCCGCGGCGACCTTGGGCGTCATGGCGACGGTGCTGCTGTCGGGCTCGCCGGCCACCCGCCACCCCACCTTTCTGGCCTTCCCGATGATGATGCTGGTCGCGCTGGTGATGACTGCGGTAGCCGGACGCGGCCGGCGGCGCGGATTCGGGATCGACACCGACCGTGCCGACTACCTCGGGTATCTGTGTGGCTTGCGCGGATCTGTCATCGAAACCGCTGCAGCACAACACTTATCACTGAACTGGACGCATCCCGATCCCGCCACCTTGTGGACGTTGATCGGTGGGCCGCGAATGTGGGAGCGGCGACCGGACGAATCCGACTTCTGTCGCATCCGCGTCGGCGTTGGAACCCAGCCTCTGGCCACCCGCTTGGTGGTCCCGCAGCTTCCGCCCGTGCAGCGCTCGGATCCGGTCACCGTCACCGCGTTGCGCCGCTTCCTCAACGCGCACTCGACGATCGACGACGCACCCGTCGCCATCGGGTTGGCGGGGGTTGGGCCGGTCGTGATCGACGGCGACGTGACCCGAGTACGCGGGCTGCTGCGGGCGATGATCTGCCAGCTCGCCGTACTGCACTCCCCGGAGGAGTTGCTGATCGCCGGCGTGATCAGTGACTGGAGCCGCGCTTGCTGGGAGTGGCTGAAATGGCTGCCGCACAACCAACATCCGAGCAGCAGCGATGCCGTGGGGCCCGCCCGGATGGTGTATGCGACACCCGCGGAGGCGCAACGGGCGCTCGCCGGGACGGCGGTGCCGCATGTGGTGGTGATCGTCGACGCGGACCAGCGCGCAGGCGGTGCGATCACCGGCGTGACCACCCTTGAGGTGGGCGCCGGACGCAATAGCACACCGTTAGTGATCCGATACTCCGGTGAAGCGGAAACGCTGGCGTGTCCGGACCAGATGGATCCCGAAGACGCGCTGGCCTGCGCCCGCCGGCTGGCCGCCTACCGGGTCGGGCCGTCGGGTCGCGGTATCAGCCGCGGCTTGGGTTGGGCGGATCTGGCCGGCATCGGTGAGGTGGCCGCTTTCGATCCGGACACCTTGTGGCACAACACAAGCCACCACGATCGGCTTCGTGTCCCAATCGGAGCCACGCCCGCTGGCGCACCCGTGGAGCTGGACATCAAGGAACCCGCGGAGCGGGGCATGGGCCCACATGGGCTGTGCGTCGGCGCCACCGGATCAGGCAAATCGGAGCTGTTGCGCACCGTCGCGCTGGGCATGATGGCACGGAACTCGCCGGAAGTCCTCAACCTCCTTCTGGTCGACTTCAAGGGCGGTGCGACATTTCTCGACCTCGCGCAGGCCCCACACGTGGCGGCGGTCATCACCAACCTCGCCGATGAAGCACCACTGGTCGCACGGATGCGAGATGCACTGGCCGGAGAGATGAACCGTCGGCAACAGGTGCTGCGGGCGGCGGGCAACTTCGTCAGTGTCGCCGCGTACGAGCTGGCACGCCGAACGGGTGCGCGATTGCCCTGCCTGCCGACGTTGTTCATCATCGTCGACGAGTTCTCCGAATTACTCAGCCAATATCCCGACTTCGCGGACGTGTTCCTCGCGATCGGCCGGGTCGGCCGGTCGCTGGGCATGCACTTGTTGCTGGCCAGCCAGCGGCTCGACGAGGGCCGGCTGCGTGGACTGGACGCGCACCTGTCCTATCGCATGTGTCTGAAGACGCTGTCGGCCAGTGAGTCACGCAACGTGCTCGGGACGCTGGACGCGTATCAACTGCCCGGCACGCCCGGTGCGGGGTTGCTGCAATCGGGAGCCGGCGAGCTGATCCGATTTCAGACCGCCTTCGTTTCCGGGCCGCTTCGACGGGCGAGCGCGTCAGCGGTCCGCGCGGTGCCCCTGCCGGCGGTGCGGCCGTTCACCACGCGCGCCGTGGAGCCGGTCACGGCTGGCGCCGGCGGGTCGGCCGGGGGGCGGACGGATAGCGTCTTGCGCGCGGTCCTGGACCGGTTGGCCGGTCGGGGGCCGGCCGCGCATCAGGTTTGGTTGCCGCCGCTGGACACGTCGCCGAGGCTGGGTGCATTGCTGCGGGACGGCGGTCCCGTGCAGGGTCAGCTGGCCGTGCCGATCGGCGTCGTCGATCGGCCGTTCGAGCAGTCCCGCACGCCGCTGACGGTCGACCTATCCGCATCCGCAGGCAATGTCGCGGTCGTGGGTGCACCGCAAACGGGCAAGTCGACCGCATTGCGCACGCTGATCTTGGCGTTGGCCGCCAGCCACGGTCCGGGCCGGGTGCAGTTCTATTGTCTGGACTTCGGCGGTGGAGCGCTGGCCGGGGTGGGCGAACTGCCGCATGTGGGTGCCGTCGCCGGCAGGGCCGAGCCGCGACTGGTCTGGCGGATGGTCGCCGAGCTGGAATCGGTCGTGCGATCGCGGGAAGCGTACTTCCGCGACCACGGCATCGACTCGATCGCGCGGTACCGCCAGCTGCGCGCAACGTCAGAGGCTGACGTGTTCGGGGACGTGTTTCTGGTCATCGACGGCTGGGCAAGCCTGCGCCATGAGTACGAGGCCCTCGAGGAGTCGATCACTGCCCTTGCAGTTCAAGGGCTTTCGTTCGGCGTACATGTGGTGCTATCGGCATCCCGCTGGGCGGAGGTCAGGCCGGCGCTGCGGGATCAGATCGGCACCCGAATCGAGTTGCGGCTGGGTGATCCCGCGGATTCCGAACTGGACCGCAGACAGGCACAGCAGGTACCCCGCAACAGACCAGGCCGCGGCCTCTCCCGAGACGGGCTGCACATGCTGATCGCCCTACCCGACCTGGATGGGGTGGAGCCGCGGTGCGGCCCCGGTGAATCGGTGGCCCCGCCGATACCGCTGCTGCCTCAGCGGGTGGACTGCGACAGCGTCGTGGCCCAAGCCGGTGACGAACACGGTGCGGGCGTTCTGCTCGGCCTCGAGGAGCGTCGGCTGCAGCCGGTCGCCGTTGACTTCGAGCGGCATCCGCATCTGCTGGTTCTGGGCGACAACGAATGCGGAAAGACGTCCGCGCTGCGGACCCTGTGTCGCGAGATCGTCCGGACCAACACCGCTGCGCGCGCCAAACTGCTCATCGTCGACTTCCGACGTACCCTGCTGGGCGTCATCGAGTCGGAACATCTTGGCGGCTATGCCATGTCGGCGATGGCGCTGGATGCCTTGCTGCCGAGTCTGGTCGAGCTGCTGCGGGTGCGGATGCCCGCTCCGGATGTGAGCCAGGCGCAGCTGCGATCCAGGTCCTGGTGGTCCGGTCCGGACATCTATGTCATCGTCGACGACTACGATATGGTTGCCACCTCGTCGGGCAACCCACTGTCGATCTTGCTCGAATACTTGCCGCAAGCAAGAGATCTTGGCCTGCACCTGATCGTGGCACGGCGCAGCGGGGGCGCCGCTCGGGCACTGTTCGAGCCGGTGCTTGCCAGCCTGGGTGACCTGGGCTGCCCGGTGTTACTGATGAGCGGACGCCCGGAGGACGGCGCTCTGTTCGGGTCGACCCGCTCCACGCCGCTGCCACCGGGTCGGGGCATCCTGGTCACCCGCACCGGTGACGAGCAACTGGTTCAGGTCGCCTGGAGCCCACCCCGATGA
- a CDS encoding type VII secretion-associated protein, translating into MNPHRAVIEAGPGAIRRLCCDTSGFVNTELSGTALGAIDDEVALLDERPVAVDSLWSEALRPLGCDHRDGLLVVHPSWWSASRVGVLTAAARTVAADVVVHPRSWLLRRAASDGAADATVVEIADRLVMVAGPEVVALARRTEAEPVAEEVARVVAGMARGTTRVVLLDGPSAVAGAQSLATLIADAVRDTGTDVVEIDDASLARLAGTAQPARDEPAAPSASRPAARMRVLTFARLAAGGVVLAVLTLPAVSRHGGTPVQTAPTTFLVDGRVALTVPANWPARRVVSGPGSARVQVTSPFDPEVALHVTQSPVPGETLTGTAQRLQRVIDAAPGGVFVDFNPADISAGRPAVTYREVRARHQVRWTVLLDGTVRISIGCQTGPGAEDAIRAACEQAVRSAHAVG; encoded by the coding sequence ATGAACCCACATCGCGCGGTGATCGAGGCTGGGCCGGGTGCTATTCGCAGATTATGTTGTGACACAAGTGGGTTCGTCAACACAGAGTTGTCCGGGACCGCGCTGGGCGCGATCGACGACGAGGTGGCGCTGCTGGACGAGCGGCCCGTTGCCGTGGATTCGCTATGGTCGGAGGCGTTGCGGCCATTGGGCTGCGATCATCGCGACGGCCTGCTCGTCGTGCATCCGTCGTGGTGGTCGGCGTCGCGGGTCGGTGTTCTCACCGCGGCCGCGCGCACGGTGGCCGCGGATGTCGTCGTGCACCCGCGGTCGTGGCTGCTGAGGCGGGCGGCATCGGATGGGGCAGCGGACGCGACGGTGGTGGAGATCGCCGACCGGCTGGTGATGGTCGCCGGCCCCGAGGTCGTCGCCCTAGCGCGCCGGACGGAAGCCGAGCCGGTTGCCGAGGAGGTCGCGCGAGTCGTTGCCGGAATGGCGCGGGGCACCACGAGGGTGGTGCTGCTCGACGGGCCGAGCGCGGTCGCCGGGGCGCAGTCGCTCGCGACATTGATCGCCGATGCGGTGCGGGACACCGGTACCGACGTGGTGGAAATCGATGACGCTTCGCTGGCGCGATTGGCCGGAACCGCCCAGCCGGCCCGCGATGAGCCCGCTGCGCCTTCGGCGTCGCGGCCCGCCGCTCGGATGCGGGTGCTGACGTTCGCCCGGCTGGCGGCCGGCGGTGTCGTGCTGGCGGTACTGACGCTGCCGGCCGTGAGCCGCCATGGTGGGACGCCCGTACAGACAGCGCCGACGACATTTCTGGTAGACGGCCGGGTGGCGTTGACGGTTCCGGCGAATTGGCCCGCACGGCGGGTGGTCTCCGGTCCCGGTTCGGCGCGGGTGCAGGTCACCTCGCCGTTCGATCCCGAGGTGGCGTTGCACGTCACGCAATCGCCGGTTCCCGGCGAGACGCTGACCGGCACCGCGCAGCGGTTGCAGCGGGTGATCGACGCGGCACCGGGCGGGGTGTTCGTCGACTTCAACCCCGCCGACATCAGCGCCGGCCGGCCAGCGGTGACCTATCGCGAGGTCCGCGCCCGACATCAGGTGCGGTGGACGGTCTTGCTCGACGGGACGGTCCGGATCAGCATCGGTTGCCAGACCGGGCCCGGCGCCGAGGACGCCATTCGCGCCGCGTGTGAGCAGGCCGTGCGATCCGCCCACGCCGTTGGTTGA
- a CDS encoding WXG100 family type VII secretion target, with protein MSTPNTLSADFDLMRSVAGSTDTRNEEIRAMLQAFIGRMSALPPSVWGGLAAVRFKDVVDRWNAESTRLYHVLHAIAETIRHNEAALREAGQHHAHQVAASGGDL; from the coding sequence GTGAGCACACCGAACACGCTGAGCGCCGACTTTGACCTGATGCGTTCGGTCGCGGGCAGCACGGACACCCGCAACGAGGAGATCCGGGCGATGCTGCAGGCATTCATCGGCCGCATGAGCGCTCTGCCGCCGTCGGTGTGGGGTGGGCTCGCGGCGGTGCGGTTCAAGGACGTGGTGGATCGCTGGAACGCCGAGTCGACGAGGCTCTACCACGTCCTGCACGCGATCGCCGAAACTATCCGGCACAACGAGGCCGCGCTGCGGGAAGCCGGCCAACACCATGCACATCAGGTCGCCGCCTCCGGCGGCGACCTGTAA
- a CDS encoding WXG100 family type VII secretion target has product MNADPVLSYNFDAIEYSVRQEIHTTSARFNAALEELRSQIAPLQQLWTREAAAAYHAEQLKWHQAATALNEILVDLGNAVRDGADDVAHADRRAAGAWAR; this is encoded by the coding sequence ATGAATGCAGACCCGGTGTTGTCGTACAACTTTGACGCAATCGAATACTCCGTTCGCCAGGAGATCCACACCACCTCGGCCCGTTTCAATGCCGCCCTCGAGGAGCTGAGGTCGCAGATCGCGCCGTTGCAGCAGCTCTGGACGCGGGAAGCGGCCGCCGCATACCACGCCGAGCAGCTCAAGTGGCACCAGGCGGCCACCGCGCTCAACGAGATCCTGGTCGACCTGGGAAACGCGGTCCGCGACGGCGCCGACGACGTGGCGCATGCCGACCGGCGGGCGGCCGGGGCCTGGGCGCGCTAG
- a CDS encoding trans-aconitate 2-methyltransferase, producing the protein MRWDPAQYGRFANERNRAFLDLTARIMAIAPRHVVDIGCGPGYLTGLLARRWPDARVEGIDSSPEMIAAAADVPGVSFSVGDAAAWQPNADVDVVVSNAALQWVPHHQELMSRWARTLPSDGWLAVQVPGNFDAPGYTLMRSLASSQRWARELHSAVDHRNWAGTVDSYADALLDAGMVADVWETTYRHVLAGEDPVLEWMRGTALRPLLAVLTPNDAEEFTAELKAELRHAYPAGPRGTLFDFRRVFAVGHQQ; encoded by the coding sequence ATGCGATGGGATCCTGCACAGTACGGTCGATTCGCAAACGAACGAAACCGCGCATTCCTGGATCTGACGGCACGGATCATGGCCATCGCACCGCGACACGTAGTCGACATCGGATGCGGGCCGGGGTATCTGACTGGCCTACTGGCCAGACGCTGGCCCGATGCCAGGGTGGAGGGGATCGACTCGTCCCCGGAGATGATCGCCGCGGCCGCCGACGTGCCGGGCGTGTCGTTCTCGGTGGGTGATGCCGCCGCCTGGCAACCCAACGCAGACGTCGACGTCGTGGTGAGCAACGCCGCGCTGCAATGGGTTCCGCACCATCAGGAACTGATGAGCAGGTGGGCGAGGACGCTGCCCAGCGACGGTTGGCTGGCAGTGCAGGTACCCGGCAATTTCGACGCTCCGGGCTATACCTTGATGCGCTCGCTCGCAAGCAGCCAGCGCTGGGCCCGCGAATTGCACAGCGCTGTCGACCATAGGAACTGGGCCGGCACCGTGGATTCGTATGCCGACGCCCTGCTCGACGCCGGGATGGTGGCCGACGTCTGGGAGACCACCTATCGGCATGTGCTGGCCGGCGAGGATCCGGTGCTGGAATGGATGCGCGGCACCGCTTTGCGCCCGTTGCTAGCCGTATTGACGCCCAACGACGCCGAGGAGTTCACCGCCGAGCTGAAAGCCGAACTGCGGCACGCCTATCCAGCTGGGCCACGCGGCACGTTGTTTGATTTCCGCCGCGTCTTCGCCGTCGGTCACCAACAGTAA
- the rplM gene encoding 50S ribosomal protein L13, producing the protein MPTYAPKAGDTTRSWYVIDATDVVLGRLAVAAANLLRGKHKPTFAPNVDGGDFVIVINADKVAISGDKLRSKMAYRHSGYPGGLHKRTIGELMQRHPDRVVEKAIVGMLPKNKLSRQIQRKLRVYAGPEHPHTAQQPVPFEIKQVAQ; encoded by the coding sequence GTGCCTACGTACGCGCCCAAGGCGGGTGACACCACGCGATCGTGGTACGTCATCGACGCCACGGACGTGGTGCTTGGCCGCCTTGCCGTCGCAGCGGCCAACCTGCTGCGCGGCAAGCACAAGCCGACGTTCGCTCCCAACGTCGATGGCGGTGACTTCGTCATCGTTATCAACGCCGACAAGGTCGCCATCAGCGGCGACAAACTGCGAAGCAAGATGGCTTACCGCCACTCGGGATACCCCGGCGGCCTGCACAAGCGCACGATCGGCGAGTTGATGCAACGCCATCCCGACCGCGTGGTGGAGAAAGCGATCGTTGGCATGCTGCCCAAGAACAAGCTCAGCCGCCAGATCCAGCGCAAGCTTCGCGTCTACGCAGGCCCGGAGCATCCACACACCGCCCAGCAGCCGGTTCCGTTCGAGATCAAGCAGGTGGCGCAATGA
- the rpsI gene encoding 30S ribosomal protein S9: protein MTETTPALEAPEAPAAPAEDTAAPHGESFVLDRPIQTVGRRKEAVVRVRLVPGTGKFDLNGRSLADYFPNKVHQQLIKAPLVTVEREESFDIFAHLNGGGPSGQAGALRLGIARALILASPEDRPALKKAGFLTRDPRATERKKYGLKKARKAPQYSKR from the coding sequence ATGACAGAAACCACCCCGGCTCTGGAAGCCCCAGAAGCCCCGGCAGCTCCCGCCGAGGACACGGCTGCCCCCCATGGTGAATCGTTCGTGCTCGACCGGCCCATCCAGACCGTCGGCCGCCGCAAGGAGGCCGTGGTTCGGGTGCGGCTGGTGCCCGGCACCGGCAAGTTCGATCTCAACGGCCGCAGCCTGGCGGACTACTTCCCGAACAAGGTGCACCAGCAGCTGATCAAGGCTCCCCTGGTCACTGTCGAGCGGGAGGAAAGCTTCGACATCTTTGCCCACCTCAACGGTGGCGGCCCGTCGGGTCAGGCCGGTGCGCTGCGCCTGGGTATCGCCCGGGCATTGATCTTGGCATCGCCAGAGGACCGGCCCGCGCTGAAGAAGGCCGGCTTCTTGACCCGTGATCCACGCGCCACCGAGCGCAAGAAGTACGGCCTGAAGAAGGCCCGCAAGGCGCCGCAGTACAGCAAGCGCTGA
- the glmM gene encoding phosphoglucosamine mutase — translation MGRLFGTDGVRGVANRELTAELALALGAAAARRLTRSGAPGRRIAVIGRDPRASGEMLEAAVIAGLTSEGVDALRIGVLPTPAVAYLTGAYDADFGVMISASHNPMPDNGIKIFGPGGHKLDDDTEDQIENLVAAGPGLRPAGAGIGRVIDAEDAMERYLRHVGKAGTIGLDGLTVVVDCAHGAASSAAPRAYRAAGARVIAINADPNGRNINDGCGSTHLDPLRAAVLAHRADLGLAHDGDADRCLAVDASGALVDGDAIMVVLALAMKEAGELASDTLVATVMSNLGLHLAMRAAGVTVRTTGVGDRYVLEELRAGEYSLGGEQSGHIVMPALGSTGDGIVTGLRLMARMVQTGSSLSALASAMQTLPQVLVNVEVGDKASAAAAPSVQAAVSQAQAELGHTGRILLRPSGTEPMIRVMVEAADEDVARRLATAVADAVSTAR, via the coding sequence ATGGGTCGACTATTCGGCACCGATGGTGTGCGCGGCGTCGCCAATCGTGAGTTGACCGCGGAGCTGGCGCTGGCGCTGGGCGCCGCGGCGGCGCGACGCTTGACGAGGTCGGGCGCACCGGGCCGGCGCATCGCCGTTATTGGTCGCGATCCGCGGGCCAGCGGCGAAATGCTGGAGGCCGCCGTGATCGCCGGCCTGACCAGTGAGGGCGTCGACGCGTTGCGGATCGGGGTGCTCCCGACCCCTGCGGTGGCCTACCTGACCGGCGCCTACGACGCCGACTTCGGGGTGATGATCTCGGCGTCGCACAACCCGATGCCCGACAACGGCATCAAGATCTTCGGGCCCGGCGGCCACAAACTGGACGACGACACCGAGGATCAGATCGAGAACCTGGTCGCGGCTGGACCCGGGTTGCGCCCGGCCGGCGCGGGGATTGGCCGTGTCATCGACGCCGAGGACGCGATGGAACGCTACCTGCGCCACGTGGGCAAGGCCGGCACCATCGGCCTTGACGGCCTGACCGTGGTCGTCGATTGTGCTCATGGCGCGGCGTCGTCGGCGGCCCCGCGCGCGTACCGAGCGGCCGGTGCCCGGGTGATCGCGATCAACGCCGACCCCAATGGGCGCAACATCAACGACGGCTGTGGATCGACTCACCTGGACCCGCTGCGGGCAGCGGTCCTCGCCCACCGCGCCGACCTGGGCCTGGCTCACGATGGAGACGCCGACCGGTGCCTGGCCGTCGACGCCAGCGGTGCACTCGTCGACGGCGACGCCATCATGGTGGTGCTGGCGCTGGCGATGAAAGAGGCCGGTGAACTGGCCTCCGACACGCTGGTCGCCACCGTGATGAGCAACCTCGGGCTGCACCTGGCCATGCGCGCGGCCGGCGTTACCGTGCGTACCACCGGAGTGGGCGACCGCTACGTCTTGGAGGAGTTGCGGGCCGGCGAGTACAGCCTCGGCGGCGAGCAATCCGGTCACATCGTGATGCCCGCGCTGGGCTCCACCGGCGACGGCATCGTCACCGGCCTGCGGTTGATGGCTCGCATGGTGCAGACCGGTTCGTCGCTGTCCGCCCTGGCGTCGGCGATGCAGACGTTGCCGCAGGTGCTGGTTAACGTGGAGGTTGGCGACAAGGCCAGTGCCGCCGCGGCGCCCTCGGTCCAGGCTGCGGTCAGCCAGGCGCAAGCGGAGCTGGGTCACACCGGTCGAATCCTGTTGCGCCCGTCCGGAACCGAGCCGATGATCCGGGTGATGGTGGAGGCGGCCGACGAGGATGTCGCCCGGCGGTTGGCCACCGCTGTCGCAGATGCGGTGAGCACCGCGCGCTAG
- a CDS encoding type VII secretion target, giving the protein MRPDSPMGTGIDVAAVYAVADRFCAAAELIDDAVGNHLARLAFGGACAGRGYAPRGDALRRGLDRLAGELSQWSRAAVEIAVALRAGANRYGDADRDAAARIA; this is encoded by the coding sequence ATGAGACCCGATAGCCCAATGGGCACCGGCATAGACGTGGCGGCGGTGTATGCGGTTGCCGACCGGTTTTGCGCTGCCGCCGAACTTATCGACGACGCCGTAGGCAATCACCTGGCGAGGCTCGCGTTCGGCGGAGCCTGCGCAGGGCGTGGATACGCCCCGCGCGGCGACGCGTTGCGCCGCGGGCTGGACCGGCTGGCGGGCGAGTTGTCACAGTGGTCGCGGGCGGCCGTCGAGATCGCGGTCGCGCTGCGGGCCGGCGCCAACCGCTATGGCGACGCCGACCGCGATGCCGCTGCGCGGATCGCATGA